A genomic region of Streptomyces sp. R33 contains the following coding sequences:
- a CDS encoding fumarylacetoacetate hydrolase family protein gives MRLLTFTTGDSAARLGADVDGLVLDLAVLADHAGVDLPRDLLSFVQAGPAAQETATRLLAAHASARPAGAVHRLEEVTLGAPLRPGKIIGVGLNYVEHVEESSRSLDTDKELPPRPVLFSKPATAVTGPGAPILHNGDLTQQLDWECELAVVIGRTAFRVSEEDAYEHIFGFSIVNDISARDQRRSGQWFFSKGQDSYAPFGPVVVTADEIPDPMALDLSLRVNGVTKQKSNTRHMLFPIARLIADISSGVTLEPGDVIATGSPSGVGAGMVPPEFLVPGDTVEATVERIGTLANPVVDAR, from the coding sequence ATGCGTCTGCTGACCTTCACCACCGGCGATTCCGCGGCCCGCCTCGGCGCCGACGTCGACGGCCTCGTCCTCGACCTCGCCGTCCTGGCCGACCACGCCGGCGTCGACCTCCCGCGCGATCTGCTCTCGTTCGTCCAGGCAGGACCCGCCGCCCAGGAGACCGCGACCCGCCTCCTCGCCGCCCATGCCTCCGCCCGCCCGGCCGGGGCCGTCCACCGGCTCGAAGAGGTCACCCTGGGCGCCCCGCTGCGCCCCGGCAAGATCATCGGGGTCGGCCTCAACTACGTCGAGCACGTGGAGGAGTCGAGCCGCAGCCTGGACACCGACAAGGAACTCCCGCCCCGCCCCGTCCTGTTCAGCAAGCCCGCCACCGCCGTCACCGGCCCCGGCGCGCCGATCCTGCACAACGGCGACCTCACCCAGCAGCTCGACTGGGAGTGCGAGCTGGCCGTCGTCATCGGCCGTACCGCGTTCCGGGTGAGCGAGGAGGACGCGTACGAGCACATCTTCGGCTTCAGCATCGTCAACGACATCAGCGCCCGCGACCAGCGCCGCTCCGGCCAGTGGTTCTTCTCCAAGGGGCAGGACTCGTACGCACCCTTCGGCCCGGTGGTGGTCACGGCGGACGAGATCCCCGACCCCATGGCCCTGGACCTCTCGCTGCGCGTCAACGGCGTCACCAAGCAGAAGTCGAACACCCGGCACATGCTGTTCCCGATCGCCCGCCTCATCGCCGACATCAGCTCCGGCGTGACCCTGGAGCCCGGCGACGTCATCGCCACGGGATCGCCCTCCGGCGTCGGCGCCGGCATGGTGCCGCCGGAGTTCCTCGTCCCGGGTGACACGGTCGAGGCGACCGTCGAGCGCATCGGCACCCTGGCCAACCCCGTCGTCGACGCCCGCTGA
- a CDS encoding Asp/Glu racemase: protein METEVPAILRARQAVLPDERFTFHSSRMRMTHVTPQQLKAMDADSDRCAVELSDARVDVLGYACLVAIMSMGLGYHRASEQRLHTRTVENGAPAPVVTSAGALVHGLHTIGARKIALLAPYMRPLTRTVVDYLTHEGIEVLDYEALEIPDNLDVAAHDPARLPGLASALEYADADAVVLSACVQMPSLGAIEEAEQLLGKPVVSAAVCTAHQMLRALDLPALAPGAGHLLSGAYAEAPLPQ, encoded by the coding sequence ATGGAGACCGAGGTCCCCGCCATCCTGCGCGCCCGCCAAGCGGTGCTGCCCGACGAGAGGTTCACCTTCCACTCCAGCCGGATGCGCATGACCCATGTGACGCCGCAGCAGCTCAAGGCCATGGACGCCGACTCCGACCGCTGCGCCGTGGAACTGTCCGACGCCCGCGTGGACGTGCTCGGCTACGCCTGCCTCGTGGCGATCATGAGCATGGGCCTCGGCTACCACCGCGCCTCGGAGCAGCGGCTGCACACCCGTACGGTCGAGAACGGCGCCCCCGCACCCGTCGTGACCAGCGCGGGCGCCCTCGTCCACGGACTGCACACCATCGGCGCCCGCAAGATCGCCCTGCTCGCCCCGTACATGCGCCCGCTCACGCGGACCGTCGTGGACTACCTCACCCACGAGGGCATCGAGGTCCTCGACTACGAGGCCCTCGAAATCCCGGACAACCTCGACGTGGCCGCCCACGACCCGGCCAGGCTGCCCGGCCTCGCCAGCGCGCTGGAGTACGCGGACGCCGACGCGGTCGTGCTCTCCGCCTGCGTGCAGATGCCCTCCCTGGGTGCCATCGAGGAGGCCGAACAGCTCCTGGGCAAGCCGGTGGTGTCAGCCGCCGTCTGCACCGCCCACCAGATGCTGCGCGCCCTCGACCTGCCGGCGCTGGCCCCGGGGGCGGGACACCTGCTCTCCGGCGCGTATGCGGAGGCACCGCTGCCGCAGTAG
- a CDS encoding PaaX family transcriptional regulator C-terminal domain-containing protein translates to MSDSPLRPSSLINTVYGAFLRRLGGWISIADLITLMGELDVDGPAVRSAISRLKKRGVLEPERRGATGYRLSSAVHPVFDEGDRRIFASLEPADLADGWAMAVFSVPESERSHRYQLRTRLTWLGFGNIAPGVWLAPGRLLEDARGMLVRLGLSEYVHLFAADYAAFSDLAQTVSEWWDFPAIQTQYAAFTDTYAPVAERLAAEGEPGPAEAFRHYVPLLTQWRRLPYLDPGLPSELLPADWNAVAARQVFQQLHAVLLEPSLRHVREVTGLEEATS, encoded by the coding sequence ATGTCGGACAGCCCCCTCAGGCCCAGCTCGTTGATCAACACGGTCTACGGAGCGTTCCTGCGCCGCCTCGGCGGCTGGATCTCCATCGCCGACCTGATCACGCTGATGGGCGAGCTGGACGTCGACGGCCCGGCCGTGCGGTCGGCGATCTCGCGGCTCAAGAAGCGCGGCGTCCTCGAACCGGAGCGCCGCGGTGCCACCGGCTACCGGCTCAGCTCGGCCGTGCACCCCGTCTTCGACGAGGGCGACCGCCGCATCTTCGCCAGCCTCGAGCCCGCCGACCTGGCCGACGGCTGGGCCATGGCGGTGTTCTCCGTACCGGAGTCCGAGCGCTCCCACCGCTACCAGCTGCGCACCCGGCTGACCTGGCTCGGCTTCGGGAACATCGCCCCGGGTGTGTGGCTGGCCCCGGGGCGGCTGCTCGAGGACGCCCGCGGCATGCTCGTCCGGCTCGGCCTCAGCGAGTACGTGCACCTGTTCGCCGCCGACTACGCCGCCTTCAGCGACCTGGCGCAGACGGTGAGCGAGTGGTGGGACTTCCCGGCGATCCAGACGCAGTACGCGGCCTTCACCGACACCTACGCCCCCGTCGCCGAGCGCCTCGCGGCGGAGGGGGAGCCCGGCCCGGCCGAGGCGTTCCGCCACTACGTGCCGCTGCTCACGCAGTGGCGCCGCCTCCCGTACCTCGACCCGGGCCTGCCGAGCGAACTCCTGCCGGCCGACTGGAACGCGGTGGCCGCCCGCCAGGTCTTCCAGCAGCTCCACGCGGTCCTGCTGGAGCCGAGCCTGCGCCACGTCCGGGAGGTCACCGGGCTGGAGGAGGCAACCTCCTAG
- a CDS encoding DMT family transporter translates to MGVVLPVFFALFAALSNALATVLQRRAALTVPQSKGFRFGLVLDLLKRPVWIAGILAVIAAGVGQAAALATGALVLVQPLFVLELPLALLIASLVARRRLPGALWLAVAGVVAGLGVALFAASPTGNRTHVPADRWIPALAACAAVVAALAVAGLRRPPGRARAGCLGAATAVCYAITAALMKHSVFVLTEHGIVGFLTAWQTYAFGATGICALLLLEHAMQGGPLVASQPALTLGDAGISIALGVVLYEEHLRAGWWVLPQLLGVALICAGVVALARAGTGAP, encoded by the coding sequence ATGGGCGTCGTGCTGCCGGTCTTCTTCGCGCTGTTCGCGGCGCTCAGCAATGCGCTGGCCACCGTGCTCCAGCGGCGGGCCGCGCTGACCGTGCCGCAGAGCAAGGGCTTCCGGTTCGGCCTGGTGCTCGATCTGCTGAAGCGGCCCGTGTGGATCGCCGGGATCCTGGCCGTGATCGCGGCCGGAGTGGGGCAGGCCGCGGCGCTGGCCACCGGTGCGCTGGTCCTCGTACAGCCCCTGTTCGTACTGGAGCTGCCGCTCGCGCTGCTCATCGCCTCGCTGGTAGCCCGGCGGCGGCTGCCGGGGGCGCTGTGGCTGGCCGTGGCGGGGGTGGTGGCCGGGCTGGGGGTGGCGCTGTTCGCGGCCTCCCCCACGGGGAACCGGACGCACGTGCCGGCCGACCGGTGGATCCCCGCCCTCGCCGCGTGCGCGGCCGTCGTCGCGGCCCTGGCGGTGGCCGGGCTGCGCAGGCCGCCGGGGCGTGCGCGGGCCGGCTGCCTCGGCGCGGCCACCGCCGTCTGCTACGCGATCACGGCCGCCCTGATGAAGCATTCCGTGTTCGTGCTGACCGAGCACGGCATCGTCGGCTTCCTGACCGCGTGGCAGACGTACGCCTTCGGCGCGACGGGCATCTGCGCCCTGCTGCTGCTCGAACACGCCATGCAGGGCGGGCCGCTGGTCGCCTCGCAGCCCGCACTGACCTTGGGCGATGCGGGCATCAGCATCGCGCTGGGCGTGGTCCTGTACGAGGAGCACCTGCGGGCGGGGTGGTGGGTGCTCCCCCAACTGCTGGGCGTGGCACTGATCTGTGCCGGCGTCGTCGCCCTCGCACGGGCCGGTACGGGTGCTCCCTGA
- a CDS encoding RimK family alpha-L-glutamate ligase, giving the protein MRICLVTPEPGHPLLAAATALLEAAGHRVDSLDPGAVDEAPDDLADVYLLKSRTPGALELARELERRGAPVLNSAAATALCQDRTAMAEVALQAGLPFAGTRTYGSLAAWAAGEPLGASPLVVKSRHSRRHDLVARVDDRARLRELADAWPQEPVVVQEFAPNSGWDHKLWAIGDRVFAALRRSELAPQGRGPTRPLALAELPPGWADVVRRTGEVFALDVYGVDLIDTGDGIPLIVDVNAFPGIRGQAGAPQALAALALARAGAGR; this is encoded by the coding sequence GTGAGGATCTGCCTGGTCACGCCGGAGCCCGGCCATCCGCTGCTGGCCGCCGCGACGGCGCTGCTCGAAGCCGCCGGGCACCGGGTGGATTCGCTGGATCCGGGTGCCGTGGACGAAGCCCCTGACGACCTGGCCGACGTCTACCTGCTGAAGTCGCGCACGCCGGGGGCGCTTGAACTCGCCCGGGAGCTGGAGCGGCGCGGGGCCCCGGTGCTGAACTCGGCGGCGGCGACCGCGCTCTGCCAGGACCGCACCGCAATGGCGGAGGTGGCCCTGCAGGCCGGTCTGCCGTTCGCGGGCACGCGCACGTACGGCTCCCTCGCGGCATGGGCGGCGGGTGAGCCGCTCGGCGCCTCGCCCCTGGTGGTCAAGAGCCGGCACAGCCGCAGGCACGACCTGGTCGCCCGGGTCGACGACCGCGCCCGGCTGCGCGAGCTGGCGGACGCGTGGCCGCAGGAGCCGGTCGTGGTCCAGGAGTTCGCGCCCAACAGCGGCTGGGACCACAAGCTGTGGGCCATCGGGGACCGGGTCTTCGCCGCCCTGCGGCGCTCCGAGCTCGCACCGCAGGGCCGGGGCCCGACCCGGCCGCTGGCGCTGGCCGAACTGCCGCCCGGCTGGGCGGACGTGGTCCGCCGGACCGGCGAGGTGTTCGCCCTCGACGTCTACGGGGTCGACCTCATCGACACCGGCGACGGCATCCCGCTGATCGTGGACGTCAACGCCTTCCCCGGCATCCGGGGCCAGGCCGGCGCACCGCAGGCCCTGGCGGCGCTGGCTCTGGCCCGGGCCGGGGCCGGCCGCTGA
- a CDS encoding RimK family alpha-L-glutamate ligase, with protein MRLCFLVEEHYRHDGMPNEVIRQLTAWGHQVDVVRPGGSLLRMTEVVASGAHDAWVLKTVSGGPGLTLLEAAAAAGMTTVNDARSIRGVRDKALAAAIGRTRGLAMPPTYAVAQPELLREIPAAEYPLVVKPADGSSGRAVHLVSSPAELEAVLPGLAGEHMLIAQPYVPNSGTDIKVYAVGGELFATERCSPLHPDPAVRERRVPLSAEVAAMAAQVGAVYGLDLYGVDVLLGPDGPVVVDVNDFPSFRQVPDAAARVARAVLGLARTGSPAATAAAVCHPRVPQGLPLSIPVQGSPVQASPVQGSPVQGSPVQGSPVQASARAGEAAL; from the coding sequence ATGAGGCTCTGCTTCCTGGTGGAGGAGCACTACCGCCACGACGGCATGCCGAACGAGGTGATCCGGCAGCTCACCGCATGGGGCCACCAGGTGGACGTGGTGCGGCCGGGCGGCTCGCTGCTGCGGATGACCGAGGTCGTGGCCTCGGGCGCGCACGACGCGTGGGTGCTCAAGACCGTGTCGGGCGGTCCGGGGCTGACCCTGCTCGAGGCCGCGGCCGCGGCCGGGATGACCACGGTCAACGACGCCCGCTCGATCCGTGGCGTACGGGACAAGGCGCTGGCAGCCGCCATCGGCCGGACCCGGGGGCTCGCGATGCCCCCGACGTACGCCGTGGCGCAGCCGGAACTGCTGCGGGAGATACCGGCCGCGGAGTACCCCCTCGTCGTCAAGCCCGCGGACGGCAGCTCCGGGCGGGCCGTGCACCTGGTGTCCTCGCCCGCGGAACTCGAGGCGGTCCTGCCCGGGCTGGCCGGCGAGCACATGCTCATCGCCCAGCCGTACGTGCCCAATTCGGGCACCGACATCAAGGTGTACGCGGTCGGCGGCGAGCTGTTCGCCACCGAGCGGTGCTCGCCCCTGCACCCGGATCCGGCGGTGCGGGAGCGGCGCGTACCGCTGTCCGCCGAGGTGGCGGCGATGGCCGCGCAGGTGGGGGCGGTCTACGGGCTCGACCTGTACGGGGTCGACGTGCTGCTGGGTCCGGACGGGCCCGTGGTGGTGGACGTGAACGACTTCCCGAGCTTCCGTCAGGTACCGGACGCGGCGGCCCGGGTGGCGCGGGCCGTGCTGGGGCTGGCGCGGACGGGCAGCCCGGCGGCGACGGCGGCCGCCGTGTGCCACCCGCGGGTGCCGCAGGGACTGCCGCTGTCGATCCCGGTGCAGGGGTCGCCGGTGCAGGCGTCTCCCGTACAGGGGTCGCCGGTACAGGGGTCGCCCGTGCAGGGGTCGCCCGTGCAGGCGTCCGCGCGGGCCGGCGAGGCCGCCCTGTGA